A section of the Acropora muricata isolate sample 2 chromosome 4, ASM3666990v1, whole genome shotgun sequence genome encodes:
- the LOC136915464 gene encoding putative protein 2 — protein sequence MYNTESTMVSLNVSFIVAISSLVFLVTFSEAQYDDVRCKCICPKEGNKTAIVSNVFIRAVDAKDCNCEYIVQREEQFCLRCMCKYEARNTSLIKVVIIFILVVIGILCLYLVFLFIDSKRRPVELSITADEQQERFRLRSMRTFDQKMAKWKRTVTEQRRTIYDARTMLN from the exons ATGTATAACACGGAATCAACTATGGTGTCGTTGAACGTCAGTTTTATCGTTGCAATTTCCTCGTTAGTTTTCTTAGTGACCTTTTCTGAG GCTCAGTATGATGATGTAAGATGTAAATGTATTTGTCCCAAGGAAGGAAACAAAACAGCCatagtttcaaatgtttttaTCAGGGCTGTTGATGCCAAGGACTG TAACTGTGAATATATTGTGCAAAGAGAAGAGCAGTTCTGCTTAAGATGTATGTGCAAGTATGAAGCCAGGAACACAAGCCTAATAAAG gtTGTCATTATCTTCATTCTAGTGGTCATTGGAATTCTCTGCTTGTATCTGGTATTTTTGTTCATTGATTCGAAACGGAGGCCTGTTGAGTTGAGCATAACTGCAGATGAG CAACAGGAAAGATTTCGTTTAAGAAGCATGAGAACGTTCGACCAGAAGATGGCTAAGTGGAAAAGAACAGTTACAGAGCAAAGGAGAACGATCTACGACGCAAGAACCATGCTAAATTAG
- the LOC136915561 gene encoding serine/threonine-protein kinase 33-like, translating to MSYPRRDGGAGGRTIPHTRIEDERQIEEIYEFGEVLGRGSFGVVKEATNKISGRKWAIKAVNKEKAGTSAVKLLEREVLIMKKIDHQHLVHLEEIYETSKRMYLVMELCDAGGIEKLLEQKKRFSEKETWTVIKQLAHAVAYLHDSDIVHRDLKLENILLSHPVANELFNIKLTDFGLSYVRGGVGSDSMMQSVCGTPIYMAPEVITDLGYSQQCDIWSLGVIMFTLLTGRPPFVAETEEKLYELIKKGEVDFSDPCWQSCPDSAKNLLLGMLKVDPAHRRTAKEILNHPWITGDSEASETSNVLELMKMYREELRQGSDNQDDQEANNNMDTAVEDGLVTSPEASCGTQKENSEKKQSNSAKSSATPKKSNPSSNRKSVQSSQVSRKGSSTNQIGPSSPGSRESHSPSRSRDSSSGSAKSVPGYMQATRSSSISKGSGTPKNRKVPDKKR from the exons ATGTCATACCCTCGGCGAGATGGTGGGGCCGGTGGAAGGACAATCCCCCATACACGGATTGAAGACGAAAGGCAGATTGAAGAGATTTACGAGTTTGGAGAAGTACTTGGAAGAGGGAGCTTTGGTGTTGTTAAGGAGGCTACCAACAAAATAAGCGGGCGAAAGTGGGCCATTAAggctgtaaataaagaaaaa GCTGGTACTTCTGCGGTTAAACTTTTAGAGAGAGAGGTCCTTATTATGAAGAAAATTGATCACCAGCATCTGGTTCATTTAGAGGAAATATATGAAACATCAAAG CGCATGTATCTAGTTATGGAATTATGTGATGCGGGTGGTATAGAAAAACTTCTAGAGCAAAAGAAGAGGTTTTCAGAAAAG GAAACATGGACTGTTATAAAACAGTTGGCCCATGCAGTCGCTTACCTCCATGACTCTG ATATCGTTCACAGGGATTTAAAACTAGAAAATATTCTTCTCAGCCATCCAGTAGCCAACGAGTTGTTTAATATAAAG CTTACAGACTTTGGCCTTTCTTATGTACGTGGTGGTGTTGGCAGTGACTCTATGATGCAAAGTGTTTGTGGTACTCCAATTTATATGG cTCCGGAGGTTATAACTGACCTTGGCTACAGTCAGCAGTGTGATATTTGGAGTTTAGGTGTAATAATGTTTACACT TTTAACTGGAAGACCACCATTTGTAGCAGAAACAGAAGAAAAGCTCTATGAATTGATCAAAAAAGGCGAAGTGGACTTTTCTGATCCTTGTTGGCAGTCATGCCCAGATTCAG CGAAAAACCTCCTTCTTGGAATGCTTAAAGTTGATCCAGCCCACAGACGTACTGCCAAAGAAATTCTCAATCACCCTTGGATAACA GGTGATTCAGAGGCTTCTGAAACTTCTAATGTCCTTGAATTAATGAAAATGTACAGAGAAGAGCTCAGGCAG GGGTCAGACAACCAAGACGACCAAGAGGCCAATAATAATATGGATACCGCCGTGGAAGATGGATTGGTGACGTCTCCAGAAGCCTCTTGTGGGACTCAGAAGGAG AACAGTGAGAAAAAGCAGAGCAACTCTGCAAAATCCAGTGCCACACCGAAGAAGTCCAATCCATCAAGTAACAGAAAATCTGTTCAG tCTAGTCAAGTGTCCCGCAAAGGaagttcaaccaatcaaattggaCCTTCTTCCCCTGGATCGAGAGAGTCTCACAGCCCCTCTAGGTCACGTGACTCATCATCCGGTAGTGCCAAGTCAGTCCCAGGCTACATGCAAGCCACCAGGAGTTCCTCAATATCGAAGGGTTCTGGAACTCCTAAGAACAGAAAAGTTCCTGATAAGAAGAGATGA
- the LOC136915564 gene encoding CCR4-NOT transcription complex subunit 2-like isoform X1, with translation MAHHRPLGDPLPGINQYTFPPRKGQQDLSPGGRKNMAAIGSMRKKLSGFSEEGDDDYGSAGMYFNPSMFPPHRSDKEAHLGGLYGTPSGMQSPGPHQSNFYSSGLPSSGLPPSVNSMQVPPNTPRGMSSAQFGRSLSHPGPTHSTSTMSGSITTPGVPSVHNMGGLQGGNLSSQSASRGILSMGPRGVMGQMPPGSGHLGSQSGLNNLPKTSRAISLPSSLSSGTSRSSPIPTIGMTLSQAPQQQQTHQARDFNLGGSSSTSSVTGAMSSFGLSRSQSTSGSSQGMSGPSLPLFSGTFAPPGAPDSPKSLRHIFSGAGQGLSDAQGNNSVGLDLSEFPALANRSRLESLSRVEGVPRLESIGGVSAPPGSIPSRPSYGVVSKPAEPQPDFSIHNEDFPALPGSNNFKSENNAESSTSQDPSKQQAMSTSSSVFPGTDLRGGASYEQALKDVAKDARFIAGESKSNSSNHKQPLRGIQTSPSGMISNIPKGMVTDQFGMIGLLTFIRAAETEPNLVTLALGSDLTTLGLNLNSPESLYHTFGSPFADSPCRPHEIDYHVPSEYRINSFIRDKLAPIKPSRYSEDLLFYLYYTNGGDILQLAAAAELYARDWRYHKEERLWLTRAPGVEPQLKTSSYERGTYYFFDCSTWRKVAKEFHLEYDKLDDKPTLQSVTA, from the exons ATGGCTCATCATCGCCCTTTGGGTGATCCATTACCTGGAATAAATCA ATATACATTTCCTCCTCGAAAAGGACAGCAAGATTTATCTCCAG GTGGTAGAAAAAACATGGCAGCAATCGGTTCCATGAGAAAAAAGCTATCTGGCTTTAGTGAAGAGGGTGATGATGATTATGGATCTGCTGGGATGTATTTCAACCCTTCTATGTTTCCCCCACACCGATCAGACAAGGAG GCTCATCTTGGAGGTCTATATGGTACACCATCAGGGATGCAGTCACCAGGACCCCATCAGTCAAATTTCTACAGCTCAGGTCTCCCTAGTTCAG gcCTTCCTCCAAGTGTTAATTCTATGCAAGTTCCACCAAATACTCCCAGGGGAATGTCATCTGCACAG TTTGGTAGAAGTCTGTCACATCCTGGACCCACCCATTCCACATCGACAATGTCAGGTAGCATAACAACTCCAGGGGTACCAAGTGTTCATAACATGGGAGGATTACAGGGTGGAAACCTGTCTTCACAGTCAGCAAG TCGTGGAATTTTATCCATGGGTCCAAGAGGTGTGATGGGGCAAATGCCTCCTGGTTCAGGCCATCTGGGAAGCCAAAGTGGGCTCAACAATCTGCCAAAGACCAGTAGAGCAATATCTCTGCCATCGTCATTATCAAG TGGCACATCCAGAAGTTCTCCTATTCCCACTATTGGAATGACACTGTCACAGGCACCCCAGCAGCAACAAACGCATCAAGCAAGAGACTTTAACCTTGGGGG TAGTTCTAGCACAAGTTCTGTGACTGGTGCCATGTCAAGTTTTGGTCTGTCAAGAAGTCAGTCTACTAGTGGGTCTTCCCAG ggTATGAGTGGTCCTAGCCTTCCTCTATTCTCTGGAACATTTGCACCTCCTG GTGCTCCAGATTCACCAAAATCTCTTCGGCATATTTTCTCTGGAGCAGGGCAAG GTCTTTCGGATGCTCAAGGTAATAACTCTGTTGGCTTAGACCTCTCTGAGTTTCCTGCTCTGGCAAACCGAAGCCGCCTCGAGAGCCTGAGTCGTGTTGAAGGTGTGCCGCGACTGGAGAGTATAGGGGGTGTAAGTGCACCCCCTGGCAGCATACCTAGCAGGCCTAGCTATGGTGTGGTATCGAAGCCCGCAGAGCCTCAACCGGATTTCTCCATCCACAATGAAGATTTTCCAGCACTCCCTGGTTCAAATAATTTCAAGTCAG AAAACAACGCAGAAAGTTCCACATCTCAGGATCCTTCCAAACAACAG GCCATGAGTACAAGTTCAAGTGTATTTCCTGGAACAG ATCTTCGTGGTGGAGCCTCTTATGAACAAGCTTTAAAGGATGTGGCTAAGGATGCGAG ATTTATAGCGGGAGAGTCGAAATCGAACTCGTCAAATCACAAACAACCGCTAAGAGGAATCCAGACATCACCATCAG GTATGATCTCCAATATACCCAAAGGAATGGTTACGGATCAGTTTGGCATGATAGGACTGTTAACTTTCATCAGGGCTGCAGAAACGGAACCTAATCTTGTAACGTTAGCGCTTGGAAG cGATCTGACCACGCTTGGACTTAATTTGAATTCCCCAGA aAGCCTGTATCACACATTTGGCTCGCCCTTCGCAGATAGTCCTTGTAGACCACATGAAATAG ATTATCATGTTCCGTCGGAATACCGGATAAACTCGTTCATTAGGGATAAG CTTGCCCCCATAAAACCCAGCCGATACAGTGAAGATTTACTCTTCTATCTTTACTATACCAATGGAGGAGATATTCTACAATTGGCTGCTGCGGCTGAACT GTACGCGCGTGACTGGCGATACCACAAAGAGGAGAGGCTGTGGTTAACGCGTGCACCAGGCGTGGAACCTCAGCTGAAAACGAGCTCTTACGAACGAGGAACCTATTACTTCTTCGACTGCTCAACGTGGAGAAAGGTGGCAAAGGAATTTCACTTGGAGTACGACAAGCTTGATGACAAGCCCACCTTGCAATCCGTCACAGCGTAA
- the LOC136915564 gene encoding CCR4-NOT transcription complex subunit 2-like isoform X3 — protein MAHHRPLGDPLPGINQYTFPPRKGQQDLSPGGRKNMAAIGSMRKKLSGFSEEGDDDYGSAGMYFNPSMFPPHRSDKEAHLGGLYGTPSGMQSPGPHQSNFYSSGLPSSGLPPSVNSMQVPPNTPRGMSSAQFGRSLSHPGPTHSTSTMSGSITTPGVPSVHNMGGLQGGNLSSQSASRGILSMGPRGVMGQMPPGSGHLGSQSGLNNLPKTSRAISLPSSLSSSSTSSVTGAMSSFGLSRSQSTSGSSQGMSGPSLPLFSGTFAPPGAPDSPKSLRHIFSGAGQGLSDAQGNNSVGLDLSEFPALANRSRLESLSRVEGVPRLESIGGVSAPPGSIPSRPSYGVVSKPAEPQPDFSIHNEDFPALPGSNNFKSENNAESSTSQDPSKQQAMSTSSSVFPGTDLRGGASYEQALKDVAKDARFIAGESKSNSSNHKQPLRGIQTSPSGMISNIPKGMVTDQFGMIGLLTFIRAAETEPNLVTLALGSDLTTLGLNLNSPESLYHTFGSPFADSPCRPHEIDYHVPSEYRINSFIRDKLAPIKPSRYSEDLLFYLYYTNGGDILQLAAAAELYARDWRYHKEERLWLTRAPGVEPQLKTSSYERGTYYFFDCSTWRKVAKEFHLEYDKLDDKPTLQSVTA, from the exons ATGGCTCATCATCGCCCTTTGGGTGATCCATTACCTGGAATAAATCA ATATACATTTCCTCCTCGAAAAGGACAGCAAGATTTATCTCCAG GTGGTAGAAAAAACATGGCAGCAATCGGTTCCATGAGAAAAAAGCTATCTGGCTTTAGTGAAGAGGGTGATGATGATTATGGATCTGCTGGGATGTATTTCAACCCTTCTATGTTTCCCCCACACCGATCAGACAAGGAG GCTCATCTTGGAGGTCTATATGGTACACCATCAGGGATGCAGTCACCAGGACCCCATCAGTCAAATTTCTACAGCTCAGGTCTCCCTAGTTCAG gcCTTCCTCCAAGTGTTAATTCTATGCAAGTTCCACCAAATACTCCCAGGGGAATGTCATCTGCACAG TTTGGTAGAAGTCTGTCACATCCTGGACCCACCCATTCCACATCGACAATGTCAGGTAGCATAACAACTCCAGGGGTACCAAGTGTTCATAACATGGGAGGATTACAGGGTGGAAACCTGTCTTCACAGTCAGCAAG TCGTGGAATTTTATCCATGGGTCCAAGAGGTGTGATGGGGCAAATGCCTCCTGGTTCAGGCCATCTGGGAAGCCAAAGTGGGCTCAACAATCTGCCAAAGACCAGTAGAGCAATATCTCTGCCATCGTCATTATCAAG TTCTAGCACAAGTTCTGTGACTGGTGCCATGTCAAGTTTTGGTCTGTCAAGAAGTCAGTCTACTAGTGGGTCTTCCCAG ggTATGAGTGGTCCTAGCCTTCCTCTATTCTCTGGAACATTTGCACCTCCTG GTGCTCCAGATTCACCAAAATCTCTTCGGCATATTTTCTCTGGAGCAGGGCAAG GTCTTTCGGATGCTCAAGGTAATAACTCTGTTGGCTTAGACCTCTCTGAGTTTCCTGCTCTGGCAAACCGAAGCCGCCTCGAGAGCCTGAGTCGTGTTGAAGGTGTGCCGCGACTGGAGAGTATAGGGGGTGTAAGTGCACCCCCTGGCAGCATACCTAGCAGGCCTAGCTATGGTGTGGTATCGAAGCCCGCAGAGCCTCAACCGGATTTCTCCATCCACAATGAAGATTTTCCAGCACTCCCTGGTTCAAATAATTTCAAGTCAG AAAACAACGCAGAAAGTTCCACATCTCAGGATCCTTCCAAACAACAG GCCATGAGTACAAGTTCAAGTGTATTTCCTGGAACAG ATCTTCGTGGTGGAGCCTCTTATGAACAAGCTTTAAAGGATGTGGCTAAGGATGCGAG ATTTATAGCGGGAGAGTCGAAATCGAACTCGTCAAATCACAAACAACCGCTAAGAGGAATCCAGACATCACCATCAG GTATGATCTCCAATATACCCAAAGGAATGGTTACGGATCAGTTTGGCATGATAGGACTGTTAACTTTCATCAGGGCTGCAGAAACGGAACCTAATCTTGTAACGTTAGCGCTTGGAAG cGATCTGACCACGCTTGGACTTAATTTGAATTCCCCAGA aAGCCTGTATCACACATTTGGCTCGCCCTTCGCAGATAGTCCTTGTAGACCACATGAAATAG ATTATCATGTTCCGTCGGAATACCGGATAAACTCGTTCATTAGGGATAAG CTTGCCCCCATAAAACCCAGCCGATACAGTGAAGATTTACTCTTCTATCTTTACTATACCAATGGAGGAGATATTCTACAATTGGCTGCTGCGGCTGAACT GTACGCGCGTGACTGGCGATACCACAAAGAGGAGAGGCTGTGGTTAACGCGTGCACCAGGCGTGGAACCTCAGCTGAAAACGAGCTCTTACGAACGAGGAACCTATTACTTCTTCGACTGCTCAACGTGGAGAAAGGTGGCAAAGGAATTTCACTTGGAGTACGACAAGCTTGATGACAAGCCCACCTTGCAATCCGTCACAGCGTAA
- the LOC136915564 gene encoding CCR4-NOT transcription complex subunit 2-like isoform X2: MAHHRPLGDPLPGINQYTFPPRKGQQDLSPGGRKNMAAIGSMRKKLSGFSEEGDDDYGSAGMYFNPSMFPPHRSDKEAHLGGLYGTPSGMQSPGPHQSNFYSSGLPSSGLPPSVNSMQVPPNTPRGMSSAQFGRSLSHPGPTHSTSTMSGSITTPGVPSVHNMGGLQGGNLSSQSASRGILSMGPRGVMGQMPPGSGHLGSQSGLNNLPKTSRAISLPSSLSSGTSRSSPIPTIGMTLSQAPQQQQTHQARDFNLGGSSTSSVTGAMSSFGLSRSQSTSGSSQGMSGPSLPLFSGTFAPPGAPDSPKSLRHIFSGAGQGLSDAQGNNSVGLDLSEFPALANRSRLESLSRVEGVPRLESIGGVSAPPGSIPSRPSYGVVSKPAEPQPDFSIHNEDFPALPGSNNFKSENNAESSTSQDPSKQQAMSTSSSVFPGTDLRGGASYEQALKDVAKDARFIAGESKSNSSNHKQPLRGIQTSPSGMISNIPKGMVTDQFGMIGLLTFIRAAETEPNLVTLALGSDLTTLGLNLNSPESLYHTFGSPFADSPCRPHEIDYHVPSEYRINSFIRDKLAPIKPSRYSEDLLFYLYYTNGGDILQLAAAAELYARDWRYHKEERLWLTRAPGVEPQLKTSSYERGTYYFFDCSTWRKVAKEFHLEYDKLDDKPTLQSVTA; encoded by the exons ATGGCTCATCATCGCCCTTTGGGTGATCCATTACCTGGAATAAATCA ATATACATTTCCTCCTCGAAAAGGACAGCAAGATTTATCTCCAG GTGGTAGAAAAAACATGGCAGCAATCGGTTCCATGAGAAAAAAGCTATCTGGCTTTAGTGAAGAGGGTGATGATGATTATGGATCTGCTGGGATGTATTTCAACCCTTCTATGTTTCCCCCACACCGATCAGACAAGGAG GCTCATCTTGGAGGTCTATATGGTACACCATCAGGGATGCAGTCACCAGGACCCCATCAGTCAAATTTCTACAGCTCAGGTCTCCCTAGTTCAG gcCTTCCTCCAAGTGTTAATTCTATGCAAGTTCCACCAAATACTCCCAGGGGAATGTCATCTGCACAG TTTGGTAGAAGTCTGTCACATCCTGGACCCACCCATTCCACATCGACAATGTCAGGTAGCATAACAACTCCAGGGGTACCAAGTGTTCATAACATGGGAGGATTACAGGGTGGAAACCTGTCTTCACAGTCAGCAAG TCGTGGAATTTTATCCATGGGTCCAAGAGGTGTGATGGGGCAAATGCCTCCTGGTTCAGGCCATCTGGGAAGCCAAAGTGGGCTCAACAATCTGCCAAAGACCAGTAGAGCAATATCTCTGCCATCGTCATTATCAAG TGGCACATCCAGAAGTTCTCCTATTCCCACTATTGGAATGACACTGTCACAGGCACCCCAGCAGCAACAAACGCATCAAGCAAGAGACTTTAACCTTGGGGG TTCTAGCACAAGTTCTGTGACTGGTGCCATGTCAAGTTTTGGTCTGTCAAGAAGTCAGTCTACTAGTGGGTCTTCCCAG ggTATGAGTGGTCCTAGCCTTCCTCTATTCTCTGGAACATTTGCACCTCCTG GTGCTCCAGATTCACCAAAATCTCTTCGGCATATTTTCTCTGGAGCAGGGCAAG GTCTTTCGGATGCTCAAGGTAATAACTCTGTTGGCTTAGACCTCTCTGAGTTTCCTGCTCTGGCAAACCGAAGCCGCCTCGAGAGCCTGAGTCGTGTTGAAGGTGTGCCGCGACTGGAGAGTATAGGGGGTGTAAGTGCACCCCCTGGCAGCATACCTAGCAGGCCTAGCTATGGTGTGGTATCGAAGCCCGCAGAGCCTCAACCGGATTTCTCCATCCACAATGAAGATTTTCCAGCACTCCCTGGTTCAAATAATTTCAAGTCAG AAAACAACGCAGAAAGTTCCACATCTCAGGATCCTTCCAAACAACAG GCCATGAGTACAAGTTCAAGTGTATTTCCTGGAACAG ATCTTCGTGGTGGAGCCTCTTATGAACAAGCTTTAAAGGATGTGGCTAAGGATGCGAG ATTTATAGCGGGAGAGTCGAAATCGAACTCGTCAAATCACAAACAACCGCTAAGAGGAATCCAGACATCACCATCAG GTATGATCTCCAATATACCCAAAGGAATGGTTACGGATCAGTTTGGCATGATAGGACTGTTAACTTTCATCAGGGCTGCAGAAACGGAACCTAATCTTGTAACGTTAGCGCTTGGAAG cGATCTGACCACGCTTGGACTTAATTTGAATTCCCCAGA aAGCCTGTATCACACATTTGGCTCGCCCTTCGCAGATAGTCCTTGTAGACCACATGAAATAG ATTATCATGTTCCGTCGGAATACCGGATAAACTCGTTCATTAGGGATAAG CTTGCCCCCATAAAACCCAGCCGATACAGTGAAGATTTACTCTTCTATCTTTACTATACCAATGGAGGAGATATTCTACAATTGGCTGCTGCGGCTGAACT GTACGCGCGTGACTGGCGATACCACAAAGAGGAGAGGCTGTGGTTAACGCGTGCACCAGGCGTGGAACCTCAGCTGAAAACGAGCTCTTACGAACGAGGAACCTATTACTTCTTCGACTGCTCAACGTGGAGAAAGGTGGCAAAGGAATTTCACTTGGAGTACGACAAGCTTGATGACAAGCCCACCTTGCAATCCGTCACAGCGTAA